The Dunckerocampus dactyliophorus isolate RoL2022-P2 chromosome 13, RoL_Ddac_1.1, whole genome shotgun sequence genome window below encodes:
- the fam98b gene encoding protein FAM98B: MECDILDSLEQLGYDGPLKEEAVLLQAANGGLSSAEYVDLCRWLVSRLKPLCNLEESITSGPEDMDSLEVDMRGLLKELCCPYEVSAIVRGNTKDHLKFLLFLSSELQAAQIAGSGRGCVTGQNENSTSRELRKICETLNVSQSEGRDAADVLSLIQNKVDTLVKKCPNGTVGKPVLKKSLSSEQWEKLHTINTVLSSEYECRRRMLIKRLDVTIQSFGWSERAKAKVDSMARAYQPRRHTLRAESTVDAARLLAAREDICNVVKTSSGASREKTACAVNKIQMGKVPDRGGRPAEIEAPLPEMPPWQKRQDGGGDWGGRGRRRGGGSGGWGGGWGGGRGSWQGGRQNYGGHGGKRGRYQY; the protein is encoded by the exons ATGGAGTGTGACATTTTAGACTCTCTGGAGCAGCTCGG CTATGACGGTCCGTTAAAGGAGGAAGCGGTGCTACTCCAAGCCGCCAATGGTGGTCTGTCCTCGGCTGAATATGTGGACTTGTGCAGGTGGTTGGTGTCCCGCTTAAAGCCGCTGTGTAACCTGGAGGAGAGTATCACTTCCGGTCCAG AGGACATGGACAGCCTTGAGGTGGACATGAGGGGCTTGCTGAAGGAGCTTTGCTGCCCATATGAAGTGTCAGCGATAGTCAGGGGGAACACTAAAGATCATCTTAAGTTTCTGT TGTTTTTAAGCTCTGAGCTTCAGGCGGCACAGATTGCCGGCAGCGGACGAGGTTGCGTTACAGGACAAAACGAGAATTCGACTTCCCGGGAGCTGCGGAAAATCTGCGAGACCTTAAACGTGTCGCAGTCGGAGGGCCGGGATGCTGCAGACGTCCTGTCTCTTATCCAAAACAAG GTGGATACACTGGTTAAAAAGTGCCCTAATGGCACAGTGGGAAAGCCTGTACTAAAGAAATCCCTCAGCAGTGAACAGTGG GAGAAGCTACACACCATCAACACAGTGCTGTCGTCGGAGTACGAGTGCCGACGCAGGATGCTGATCAAACGTCTGGACGTCACCATTCAGTCTTTTGGGTGGTCTGAGCGAGCCAAG GCCAAGGTGGACAGCATGGCGAGGGCCTACCAGCCCAGGAGGCACACTCTGAGGGCCGAGTCGACTGTGGACGCCGCCAGGCTGCTGGCAGCCAGAGAAGACATCTGCAATGTTGTCAAGACCAGCAGCGGTGCCAGCAGAGAGAAGACGGCGTGTGCGGTCAACAAG ATCCAAATGGGAAAAGTTCCAGACCGAGGAGGACGTCCCGCAGAGATAGAAGCCCCGCTGCCGGAGATGCCCCCTTGGCAGAAAAGGCAAGATGGAGGGGGTGATTGGGGAGGTCGTGGGCGACGACGTGGCGGTGGCAGCGGCGGCTGGGGAGGAGGATGgggtggaggaagaggaagttGGCAAGGAGGCAGACAGAACTACGGGGGACACGGTGGAAAGAGAGGACGGTACCAATATTGA